The Heyndrickxia vini genome contains a region encoding:
- a CDS encoding DUF4183 domain-containing protein, which translates to MAPKNNKIPGPSLQFPIIYQETIRVKLPQSTDIKTFYTYSDGKKRVYYDRDGAEEGSQILDPNTVSFVNVFINAVLQPIQNFKISQGEFQILTSELPIKGVPIILQFITIY; encoded by the coding sequence ATGGCACCCAAGAACAATAAAATACCCGGACCAAGTTTGCAATTTCCTATTATTTATCAAGAAACGATACGGGTGAAATTGCCTCAAAGCACTGATATAAAAACCTTCTACACTTATTCCGATGGGAAGAAGAGGGTTTATTATGATCGTGATGGAGCCGAGGAAGGCAGTCAAATTCTTGATCCTAATACAGTTTCGTTCGTGAATGTGTTTATTAATGCTGTACTGCAGCCCATCCAAAACTTCAAAATTTCACAAGGGGAATTTCAGATTCTTACATCTGAATTGCCTATAAAAGGGGTTCCAATCATTTTGCAGTTCATTACTATTTATTGA
- a CDS encoding WG repeat-containing protein has translation MSTTLRNSFFILALLGCLFFTPQLPTLAVNNQETINLDFSEGFTPYEKNGKWGFMNNQGKIVIKPQYDYVENFSNGQAAVETNKKWGTINKKGKVIIKPQYENLVTLDEKGLLAFKKASKWGFMNSQGKVIVKPQYDSFQGFVEGLAAVEKHEKWGYINKQGKEVIKPQYDSVEFFSNGLASVQMNGKYGFINKQGKVVIKIQYGYAKSFVEDLAYVVMGDSNGLINTKGKMVFTFPYENNFDFFSEGMTTIEKNGKWGFINKTGKEVIKPIYDEAFNFYEGLALVNLNGKYGMINKLGKIIISPQYDNYFYYNEGRAAVQKNGRWGFINKQGKVVINPQFGQADNFVEGLAAVEKNGKWGFINKQGKVIVKPQYDSVRNFTGGLAAVNRNGKWGFINRQGKVIIQIKYRGNLPWVG, from the coding sequence ATGAGTACAACTTTGAGAAATAGCTTTTTTATTTTGGCATTGCTTGGGTGTTTATTTTTTACACCGCAATTACCAACGTTGGCAGTAAATAATCAGGAAACAATCAATCTCGACTTTAGTGAGGGATTTACACCGTATGAAAAAAACGGGAAGTGGGGGTTTATGAATAATCAAGGGAAAATCGTCATAAAGCCTCAATATGATTATGTTGAAAACTTTTCAAATGGCCAAGCAGCCGTTGAGACGAATAAGAAATGGGGAACCATTAACAAAAAAGGCAAAGTAATCATTAAACCCCAATATGAAAATCTAGTAACCCTCGATGAAAAAGGTCTTTTGGCATTTAAAAAGGCGAGCAAATGGGGATTTATGAATTCTCAAGGGAAAGTTATTGTGAAACCTCAGTATGATAGTTTTCAAGGTTTCGTGGAAGGTCTTGCAGCTGTTGAAAAACATGAAAAATGGGGATACATCAACAAACAGGGGAAGGAAGTCATTAAGCCTCAATATGATAGCGTAGAGTTTTTCTCTAATGGGTTGGCCAGTGTTCAAATGAACGGGAAATATGGCTTTATTAATAAACAAGGGAAGGTAGTCATTAAGATCCAATATGGATACGCCAAGAGTTTCGTAGAGGATCTAGCGTATGTAGTAATGGGAGATAGTAATGGACTTATCAATACAAAGGGAAAAATGGTATTTACATTCCCTTACGAAAATAATTTTGATTTTTTCTCAGAAGGCATGACGACGATTGAAAAGAATGGGAAATGGGGGTTCATTAATAAGACCGGAAAAGAAGTTATCAAACCTATTTATGATGAGGCATTCAATTTTTATGAAGGGTTGGCACTTGTTAATTTGAACGGGAAATATGGCATGATCAACAAACTAGGGAAAATCATTATTAGCCCTCAGTATGACAATTATTTTTATTATAATGAAGGACGTGCGGCAGTACAAAAAAACGGCAGATGGGGTTTCATTAATAAACAAGGCAAAGTTGTAATCAATCCACAATTCGGTCAAGCGGACAATTTCGTAGAAGGTTTAGCAGCTGTTGAAAAAAATGGGAAATGGGGATTCATCAATAAACAAGGAAAAGTTATTGTCAAGCCTCAATATGACAGTGTCAGAAATTTCACCGGTGGTCTAGCCGCTGTGAATAGAAACGGCAAATGGGGATTTATTAATAGGCAAGGCAAAGTAATCATTCAAATCAAATACCGTGGAAATCTTCCATGGGTTGGATAA